From a region of the Neobacillus niacini genome:
- a CDS encoding hydrolase: MENRNFQMDTQWNIIHYPEKPTGFGILIIGDERHFVDESKCFWTQNEGKLSIINQLKESGYTIFSSNLYGRNWGSEHAVELAQRLYQQVIRSEILNSKIHLIAEGMGALVAVRLMEKMQGQLRSVVLLNPILSLKKHIELEKEHKFFYKKLIREITAAHELDQVTLEQELQGMDDEIKFDTDIPIKIIHVMSSGKSYNQSKQLQKLLAHTDISPTYIVPEKKQQLGNMMEKFFNQFEKVL; encoded by the coding sequence ATGGAGAACCGGAATTTTCAGATGGATACCCAGTGGAATATCATCCATTACCCTGAAAAGCCCACAGGTTTTGGAATATTAATAATTGGAGATGAAAGGCATTTTGTTGATGAAAGCAAATGCTTTTGGACTCAGAATGAAGGTAAACTGTCCATTATCAACCAGTTGAAAGAATCAGGATATACTATTTTTTCCTCAAATTTGTATGGGCGAAACTGGGGAAGTGAACATGCTGTTGAGCTTGCACAAAGGCTATATCAGCAGGTAATAAGAAGTGAAATCCTTAATAGTAAAATTCATCTGATAGCTGAGGGCATGGGTGCTCTTGTGGCTGTTCGATTAATGGAGAAAATGCAGGGGCAATTAAGGTCAGTCGTATTATTAAATCCCATTCTTTCTTTAAAAAAACATATCGAACTTGAAAAAGAACACAAGTTTTTCTATAAAAAGCTAATCAGAGAAATAACAGCCGCCCATGAGTTGGACCAAGTCACTCTTGAGCAAGAACTTCAAGGTATGGACGATGAAATTAAATTCGATACGGATATTCCAATAAAAATTATCCATGTCATGTCCAGTGGCAAATCTTATAATCAATCAAAACAGCTGCAAAAGTTACTGGCGCATACGGATATTAGCCCAACATATATTGTACCGGAAAAAAAGCAACAGCTCGGAAATATGATGGAGAAGTTTTTTAATCAGTTTGAAAAGGTTCTATAA
- a CDS encoding beta-ketoacyl-ACP synthase III — translation MNAGIVGIGRYLPEKIVTNADLEKIMDTSDEWIRTRTGIEERRIADDNTNTSDMGFAAAQKAIQDAGITPEDIDLILVATVTPDQPFPSVACMLQERLGAKKAAAMDVSAACAGFMYGIITGKQFVESGAYKHVLVVGVEKLSKITDWNDRNTAVLFGDGAGAVIVGEVSEGRGILSFELGADGTGAKHLYQDEYIIMNGREVFKFAVRQMGESCINVLEKAGLTKEDVDFLIPHQANIRIMEASRQRLELPVEKMSKTVHKYGNTSAASIPISIVEEIEAGKIKDDDLIVMVGFGGGLTWGAIAIRWGK, via the coding sequence TTGAACGCTGGAATTGTTGGTATTGGAAGGTATTTGCCAGAAAAGATTGTTACGAATGCAGACTTAGAAAAAATAATGGATACATCAGATGAATGGATTCGAACAAGAACAGGCATTGAAGAACGCCGTATCGCAGATGATAACACTAACACTTCTGATATGGGGTTTGCTGCTGCTCAAAAAGCTATACAAGATGCGGGAATCACACCTGAGGATATCGATTTAATTTTGGTTGCCACTGTAACGCCAGATCAGCCATTTCCCTCTGTTGCATGCATGCTTCAAGAACGGTTAGGTGCGAAAAAAGCTGCGGCAATGGACGTTAGTGCAGCCTGTGCAGGTTTTATGTACGGTATTATTACCGGAAAGCAGTTTGTTGAATCAGGAGCTTATAAGCATGTTCTAGTAGTTGGGGTTGAAAAACTTTCAAAGATAACCGACTGGAATGACCGAAACACGGCAGTACTTTTTGGAGATGGTGCTGGTGCCGTTATCGTTGGAGAGGTTTCTGAAGGTAGAGGAATTCTTTCGTTTGAATTGGGTGCAGATGGCACTGGTGCTAAGCATTTATATCAAGATGAGTATATTATCATGAATGGACGGGAAGTCTTTAAATTTGCAGTGCGCCAGATGGGTGAAAGCTGTATTAATGTACTCGAAAAGGCTGGGCTCACAAAAGAGGATGTAGATTTCCTAATACCTCATCAAGCGAATATCCGTATTATGGAGGCTTCTAGACAAAGGCTTGAGCTTCCGGTAGAAAAAATGTCAAAGACCGTTCATAAATACGGAAACACTTCAGCGGCATCTATACCGATTTCAATTGTTGAGGAGATAGAGGCTGGAAAAATAAAAGACGATGATCTTATTGTTATGGTAGGTTTTGGCGGCGGATTAACGTGGGGCGCCATTGCGATTAGATGGGGTAAATAA
- the cls gene encoding cardiolipin synthase: MKNTVRVVLFLLVLSILMFFFREYLQGGIFGFLSLLITLSVIFIGFVIFLENRHPTQTITWLVVLGSFPLVGFFFYLLFGRNYRKEKMYRKKYFLDKQAFLTVEGENDPRSEEKLGLMAEHQARLFTLAQKLGNSPISFDTATKVLTNGEETFHHILEQLNKARHHIHIEYYIVRDDRIGQEIKEILINKAAQGVKVRFLYDAVGSWKLSKKYINDLKNAGIETVCFGPVKLPFLNNKFNFRNHRKIIVIDGMIGFVGGLNIGDEYLGRNDTYGFWRDTHLMLRGEAVRSLQLIFLQDWYYMTNHSFLTAEYLSPQIDEKNHGGVQLIAGGPDNEWSVIKNIFFSMITSAKESVWIASPYFIPDEDIFSALKVAALSGIDVRLLVPNRPDKRIVFHASRSYFPELLEAGVKVYEYERGFMHSKIVIVDHELASIGTSNMDMRSFHLNFEVNAFLFRTKSTQKLVAEYINDLEYAKQLDLISFRKRHIGLRLIESTARLLSPLL, encoded by the coding sequence CTGAAAAACACAGTAAGGGTTGTATTGTTTTTACTGGTTCTATCCATACTTATGTTTTTCTTTAGGGAATATTTACAGGGTGGAATATTTGGTTTTCTGAGCCTTTTAATAACGTTATCTGTTATTTTTATTGGCTTCGTTATTTTTTTAGAGAATCGACACCCGACCCAAACGATAACCTGGTTGGTTGTATTAGGGAGCTTTCCATTAGTGGGTTTCTTTTTTTATTTACTTTTCGGAAGGAATTATCGTAAGGAGAAAATGTATCGGAAGAAATATTTTCTTGATAAACAAGCATTTTTGACAGTGGAGGGTGAAAATGACCCGCGAAGTGAAGAAAAACTTGGATTGATGGCCGAACACCAGGCAAGACTATTTACTTTGGCGCAAAAATTGGGTAACAGTCCGATTTCCTTTGATACAGCTACGAAGGTGCTAACAAACGGGGAGGAAACCTTTCATCACATTCTTGAGCAATTGAATAAAGCCAGGCATCATATCCATATTGAATATTATATTGTCCGGGATGACAGGATTGGACAAGAAATTAAAGAGATTTTAATTAACAAGGCTGCACAAGGGGTTAAAGTCCGCTTTTTATATGACGCAGTAGGTTCTTGGAAATTATCTAAAAAGTATATTAATGACCTGAAAAACGCTGGAATAGAAACAGTATGTTTCGGTCCTGTTAAGCTGCCATTTTTAAATAATAAATTTAATTTCAGAAATCACCGGAAAATAATTGTTATTGATGGGATGATTGGATTTGTAGGCGGGCTAAATATTGGAGATGAATACTTAGGAAGAAACGATACATATGGCTTTTGGCGTGACACGCACTTAATGTTACGAGGAGAAGCTGTAAGGTCGCTGCAGTTAATCTTTTTACAAGATTGGTATTACATGACGAACCACAGCTTTTTAACAGCCGAATATTTGTCACCGCAGATCGATGAGAAAAATCATGGAGGCGTTCAATTAATTGCCGGCGGTCCCGACAATGAATGGAGTGTTATTAAGAATATCTTTTTCTCGATGATTACGTCGGCAAAGGAATCTGTTTGGATAGCCTCACCATACTTTATCCCTGATGAAGATATCTTTTCAGCGTTAAAAGTAGCAGCACTTAGTGGCATTGATGTAAGATTACTTGTTCCTAACCGCCCTGATAAAAGAATTGTGTTTCATGCTTCAAGATCGTATTTCCCTGAGCTTTTGGAAGCTGGTGTAAAGGTCTATGAATATGAACGGGGGTTTATGCATAGTAAAATTGTAATTGTCGACCATGAGCTTGCTTCTATTGGAACCTCAAATATGGATATGCGCAGTTTTCATTTGAATTTTGAGGTAAATGCCTTTTTATTTCGAACCAAAAGTACTCAAAAACTAGTAGCGGAGTATATTAATGATCTCGAATATGCGAAACAGCTTGATTTAATCTCTTTTAGGAAAAGACATATTGGCTTACGGTTAATTGAGTCTACTGCAAGGTTGCTTTCTCCGCTGCTTTAA
- a CDS encoding DUF2268 domain-containing protein — translation MGIIRTDKWLEEEFDRPIKICEKLLPVFNGQSPSNVYNQLTDFGMYRASRRTEKILNSMKENMVWEEVEDIFQEYKKKWGGPDIPIYLFPIGQNRSLFFRQEDKLKGGVSYPDKMFLFLSDKLTSPELEALFVHEYHHICRLNKQTKRFSDYTLLDSIIIEGLAEYSVLVHCGRNYLADWCTMYSGAQLDDYWGKFLEGNLNINKSERKHDDLLYGAGRIPKLLGYAAGFKIVEDYYRQNHYSTKLSFTLPAKKFLLTEHNYTKKSRKT, via the coding sequence ATGGGCATCATTCGAACGGATAAGTGGCTAGAGGAGGAGTTTGACCGGCCAATAAAAATATGTGAAAAACTGCTCCCTGTTTTCAATGGGCAAAGTCCTTCAAATGTCTATAATCAATTGACTGATTTCGGGATGTACAGAGCCTCTCGGAGGACCGAGAAAATTTTGAATTCGATGAAGGAAAACATGGTTTGGGAAGAAGTGGAAGATATTTTTCAGGAATATAAAAAGAAATGGGGAGGACCAGATATACCAATCTACCTGTTTCCAATTGGACAAAATAGAAGCCTTTTTTTCAGACAAGAAGATAAATTAAAGGGTGGGGTTTCCTATCCAGATAAAATGTTTTTATTTCTTTCCGACAAATTAACTTCACCAGAGTTAGAGGCTCTATTTGTACATGAATACCACCACATTTGCAGGTTAAATAAACAAACTAAAAGATTTAGTGATTATACATTACTGGATTCAATTATTATTGAAGGGCTCGCAGAATACTCTGTTTTAGTTCATTGTGGGAGAAACTATTTAGCCGATTGGTGTACGATGTATTCTGGAGCACAACTTGATGATTATTGGGGAAAATTTTTAGAAGGGAACTTAAACATAAATAAGAGTGAAAGGAAACATGATGACCTGTTGTATGGAGCAGGAAGAATTCCAAAATTACTTGGATATGCTGCTGGCTTTAAAATTGTTGAAGATTATTATCGCCAGAATCATTATTCTACAAAACTTTCCTTTACACTTCCTGCAAAGAAGTTTTTACTAACTGAACATAACTATACAAAAAAAAGCCGAAAAACATAG
- the fabF gene encoding beta-ketoacyl-ACP synthase II produces MDKRRVVVTGLGAVTPLGLDVETTWKGIIEGKSGIGPLTRVNAEEYPAKVAAQINDFNPESFMDRKDARKMDRFTQYAVASALMAVEDAKLTITDENADRIGVWIGSGIGGMETFEEQYEIFQKRGYKRVSPFFVPMLIPDMATGQVSIRLGAKGFNSCTVTACATGTNSIGDAFKVIQRGDADAMITGGAEAPITKMSVAGFCANTALSTNPDPASASRPFDKNRDGFVIGEGAGIIVLEELEHALARGAKIYAEIVGYGATGDAYHITAPAPGGEGGARAMNMAINDAGLNIEEIDYINAHGTSTEYNDKFETLAVKEVFGVHAYKLAISSTKSMTGHLLGAAGGVEAIFTVLAMKDSILPPTINYVTADPECDLDYVPNKARQKEIKAAMSNSLGFGGHNATIVFKKYEK; encoded by the coding sequence ATGGATAAGCGCAGGGTTGTGGTTACAGGTTTAGGAGCGGTTACCCCGCTTGGATTAGATGTTGAAACAACATGGAAAGGGATTATTGAAGGGAAATCTGGGATCGGTCCTTTAACACGAGTGAATGCGGAAGAGTATCCTGCAAAAGTTGCCGCACAGATTAATGACTTTAATCCTGAATCCTTTATGGATAGAAAAGATGCAAGAAAGATGGACCGTTTCACTCAGTATGCGGTCGCTTCAGCATTAATGGCTGTTGAAGATGCAAAGTTAACAATTACAGATGAAAATGCAGATCGTATTGGGGTCTGGATTGGTTCCGGTATTGGCGGAATGGAAACTTTTGAAGAACAATATGAAATCTTTCAAAAAAGAGGTTACAAGAGAGTAAGTCCATTCTTTGTACCAATGCTGATTCCTGATATGGCAACTGGTCAAGTCTCGATTAGACTAGGTGCAAAAGGATTTAATTCTTGTACCGTAACAGCATGTGCAACAGGAACGAACTCAATAGGAGACGCCTTCAAAGTCATTCAGCGTGGTGATGCTGACGCGATGATTACAGGTGGAGCAGAAGCACCCATTACAAAAATGTCGGTTGCTGGCTTCTGTGCGAATACAGCTCTATCGACAAATCCAGATCCTGCGAGTGCTAGCAGACCATTTGATAAAAATCGTGATGGCTTCGTTATCGGTGAGGGTGCGGGTATTATTGTTCTCGAAGAATTAGAGCACGCATTAGCACGCGGTGCGAAAATATATGCGGAGATTGTTGGCTATGGTGCAACCGGTGATGCGTATCATATAACAGCACCAGCACCTGGTGGTGAAGGCGGAGCGCGCGCGATGAATATGGCCATTAACGACGCGGGACTAAATATTGAAGAAATTGATTATATTAATGCTCATGGAACTAGTACAGAGTATAATGATAAATTTGAGACGCTAGCAGTGAAAGAAGTATTTGGGGTTCATGCATACAAGCTGGCAATCAGTTCAACTAAATCAATGACTGGCCATCTTCTTGGAGCAGCGGGCGGTGTTGAGGCAATCTTTACGGTACTTGCGATGAAAGACAGCATACTACCACCAACCATTAATTATGTAACGGCAGACCCAGAATGTGATTTAGATTATGTACCAAATAAGGCGCGTCAAAAAGAAATTAAAGCAGCAATGAGTAATTCTTTAGGCTTTGGCGGCCACAATGCAACAATTGTCTTCAAAAAATATGAAAAATAA
- a CDS encoding YjbA family protein, whose amino-acid sequence MLYLHDVWVNWFEGEENGYNVCHFHEWRKDDGVELLDQAPLLKVEPILFNYIENDLSELPQQLLDDIFQKAYLRKNHERVQLEYCFVVTDGVGILAVDTIGYSIPIRKSRLIPRQEQLVYEMIANHDAKKYHFQQNSVDKDFHILSPEPELMTGLTRKERQLKQLLFMALDQLHTSKNEAEVRYWFTEWCPERYSAIQELNFEKAWEQLFEETKYGWSKRHETFCENLIKGQPFFEKLWEMEHGPKVN is encoded by the coding sequence ATGTTGTATCTTCATGATGTTTGGGTAAATTGGTTTGAAGGTGAAGAAAACGGATATAATGTGTGCCACTTTCATGAATGGCGCAAAGATGACGGTGTAGAGCTGTTAGACCAAGCTCCTCTGTTAAAAGTAGAACCGATTCTCTTTAATTATATTGAGAACGATCTCTCAGAATTACCTCAACAGCTTCTAGATGATATTTTTCAAAAGGCATATTTAAGAAAAAACCATGAAAGAGTGCAGCTTGAGTATTGCTTTGTGGTTACAGATGGGGTTGGTATATTAGCAGTTGATACAATTGGATATTCAATACCCATTAGAAAGAGCAGGCTCATACCGAGACAGGAACAGCTTGTCTACGAAATGATTGCCAATCACGATGCAAAAAAATATCATTTTCAACAGAATTCAGTGGATAAGGATTTTCATATTTTATCACCTGAGCCTGAATTAATGACAGGGTTAACAAGAAAAGAGCGTCAGCTAAAACAGTTGTTGTTTATGGCCCTTGATCAATTACATACATCTAAGAACGAAGCAGAAGTGCGTTATTGGTTCACGGAATGGTGTCCAGAGCGATACTCGGCGATACAGGAATTGAATTTTGAGAAAGCTTGGGAGCAGTTGTTTGAGGAAACGAAATATGGCTGGTCTAAACGGCATGAAACATTTTGTGAGAATTTAATAAAAGGTCAGCCATTTTTTGAAAAGCTATGGGAAATGGAGCACGGTCCGAAAGTAAATTAA
- the spxA gene encoding transcriptional regulator SpxA: MVTLYTSPSCTSCRKAKSWLEEHEIPYTERNIFSEPLSIEEIKEILRMTEDGTDEIISTRSKTFQKLDVNLDTMPLQDLFELIKANPGLLRRPIIIDEKRLQVGYNEDEIRRFLPRRVRTFQLREAQRMVN; the protein is encoded by the coding sequence ATGGTAACATTATACACTTCACCAAGTTGTACATCATGCCGGAAAGCAAAATCATGGTTAGAAGAACATGAAATTCCATATACTGAACGAAATATTTTTTCTGAGCCATTATCAATCGAAGAAATTAAAGAAATTCTCCGTATGACTGAGGATGGTACAGATGAGATTATCTCGACAAGATCAAAGACTTTTCAAAAATTAGATGTTAATTTGGATACAATGCCGCTTCAGGATTTATTTGAATTAATTAAAGCAAATCCTGGATTATTACGCCGGCCAATTATTATCGATGAAAAGCGACTGCAGGTTGGATATAATGAAGACGAAATTCGGAGATTTCTACCGAGAAGAGTACGTACCTTCCAATTAAGAGAAGCGCAGCGTATGGTAAATTAA
- the mecA gene encoding adaptor protein MecA, protein MEIERINENTVKFYISYGDIEERGFDREEIWYNRERSEELFWEMMDEVHQEEEFVVEGPLWIQVQALEKGLEILVTKAQVSKDGQKFELPIPNEKLKDLPVDGNIEDILDHHFNPELRDDDDLLLEEESLEFLIAFKDFEDVIMLSNRGGLDDLITVLYHYNNKYYLFTEFPEDLFEEDEIDDILSILLEYGYETQLTIHRIQEYGKKIISENVFAEIRKHFK, encoded by the coding sequence ATGGAAATCGAACGAATTAATGAGAATACAGTAAAGTTTTACATCTCTTATGGTGATATAGAAGAACGTGGTTTTGATCGCGAAGAAATTTGGTACAATCGGGAGCGAAGTGAGGAGCTTTTCTGGGAAATGATGGATGAAGTTCATCAAGAGGAAGAGTTCGTTGTCGAAGGTCCGCTGTGGATTCAAGTGCAGGCGTTAGAGAAAGGGTTAGAAATTCTTGTAACCAAAGCACAGGTATCAAAGGATGGACAAAAGTTTGAGCTGCCAATACCAAATGAAAAATTAAAAGATCTGCCTGTTGATGGCAATATTGAAGATATCTTGGATCACCATTTTAATCCTGAACTCCGTGATGATGATGACCTTTTACTTGAGGAAGAGTCTTTAGAATTTTTAATTGCCTTCAAAGATTTTGAAGATGTTATTATGTTGTCAAATCGGGGCGGACTTGATGATTTAATCACTGTGTTGTACCACTATAATAATAAATATTATTTATTTACTGAGTTTCCTGAAGATTTGTTTGAAGAGGACGAAATCGATGATATTCTAAGTATCCTGCTCGAATATGGTTATGAAACTCAATTAACCATCCATCGAATTCAGGAATATGGTAAAAAGATCATTTCTGAGAATGTTTTTGCTGAAATAAGAAAACATTTTAAATAA
- the trpS gene encoding tryptophan--tRNA ligase: MKTIFSGIQPSGTITLGNYIGAMMQFVELQNDYNCYFCIVDQHAITVPQDRLELRKNIRSLAALYLAVGIDPEKATLFIQSEVPAHAQAGWMMQCISYIGELERMTQFKDKSAGKDAVSASLLTYPPLMAADILLYNTNLVPVGEDQKQHMELTRDLAERFNKKYGEVLTIPDIRIPEVGARIMSLQEPTKKMSKSDPNNKAFITPLDDPKQIVKKIKSAVTDSEGIVKFDKINKPGISNLLSIYSILGNKTIPELEEMYHGKGYGDFKGDLAQVVVNVFEPIQEKYNNLMESTELDRILDEGAEKANQVASKTLKKMENAMGLGRKRR; this comes from the coding sequence ATGAAAACAATTTTTTCAGGAATTCAGCCAAGTGGCACCATTACACTTGGAAACTATATTGGGGCAATGATGCAATTTGTTGAACTTCAAAATGATTATAATTGCTACTTTTGCATCGTGGACCAACATGCAATAACGGTCCCACAGGATCGGTTAGAGCTAAGAAAAAATATCCGCAGTTTAGCGGCACTTTACCTAGCGGTTGGAATTGATCCTGAGAAAGCAACATTGTTTATCCAGTCGGAAGTTCCGGCACATGCCCAAGCTGGATGGATGATGCAATGTATTTCATATATAGGCGAATTGGAAAGAATGACTCAATTTAAGGATAAGTCAGCTGGTAAGGACGCGGTCTCAGCAAGTTTATTAACCTACCCGCCATTAATGGCCGCAGACATTCTTTTATACAATACCAATCTTGTTCCGGTTGGAGAAGACCAGAAGCAGCATATGGAATTAACGCGTGATTTAGCTGAAAGATTTAATAAAAAATATGGGGAGGTTTTAACCATCCCAGATATCCGCATTCCTGAAGTCGGCGCACGGATAATGTCGTTACAAGAGCCTACAAAGAAAATGAGTAAATCTGATCCAAACAATAAAGCTTTTATTACACCTTTAGATGATCCAAAACAAATTGTTAAGAAAATAAAAAGTGCGGTTACAGATTCTGAGGGGATTGTTAAATTCGACAAAATTAACAAACCAGGAATCTCTAACTTGCTATCCATCTATTCCATTCTTGGTAACAAAACCATTCCTGAGCTTGAAGAAATGTATCATGGCAAAGGATATGGCGACTTCAAAGGCGATTTAGCACAAGTAGTCGTAAATGTCTTTGAGCCGATTCAAGAGAAATATAATAACCTAATGGAATCAACAGAACTAGACAGAATCCTAGACGAAGGCGCAGAAAAAGCAAACCAAGTAGCAAGCAAAACCCTCAAGAAAATGGAAAATGCGATGGGATTAGGCAGAAAAAGACGCTAA
- a CDS encoding YjzD family protein has translation MRYFWTFFWVFVLVQMLSYVVSSMTEGGVFNFQSGAIVSVGVFVLIVIATAVLPNDPVEKH, from the coding sequence GTGCGATACTTTTGGACTTTTTTTTGGGTGTTTGTTTTAGTGCAAATGCTTTCATATGTAGTTAGTTCAATGACAGAAGGCGGAGTTTTCAACTTCCAGTCAGGTGCCATAGTTTCTGTGGGCGTTTTCGTTTTGATTGTTATTGCAACGGCAGTACTTCCTAATGATCCTGTTGAAAAACACTAA